Genomic segment of Microbacterium sp. BH-3-3-3:
GGCTGAGGGCGTCCCGGGCCTCGTCGGAGTGCGTTCGACGAGCCTGGATGCGAAGGAGCGACGCGACCGTCTGCAGGTTGTTCTTGACGCGATGGTGGATCTCGCGGATCGTGGCGTCCTTGGTGATGAGCTCCTGCTCCTGGTGGCGGATCTCGGTGACGTCGCGGCTGAGCACGATCGCACCGATGCGCGTGCCGCGGTCGCGCAGCGGGATGGTGCGCAGCGACACCTGCACGCCGCGAGCTTCCATGTCGGCCCGCCACGGAGCCCGACCGCTCACGACCACGGGGAGCGACTCGTCGACGTCTTGGCGCTTGGCGGGCAGGATGCGCGCGGTCACTTCGGCGAGCGACTCGCCCTCGAGCTCGTCGTCGAAGCCCATGCGGTTGAACGCCGACAGCGCGTTGGGGCTCGCGAAGGTCGTGATGCCGTCGACGTCGAGGCGGATGAGGCCGTCCGAGGCGCGGGGCGCTCCACGCCGCGGGGCGGTGGGGGCGGTCAGGTCGGGGAACTCGGCGGACGAGATCATTCCGAAGAGGTCGTCGGCGCAGTCGTTGAAGGTGATCTGCTGGCGGGAGGGGGTGCGCGTCTCGCCCAGGTTGGTGTGGCGCGTCAGCACGCCGACGGTGGTCACGGCGTGACCCTCGCGCGAGAGTTCGCGCACGATCGGCACGGCGCGGACGCGGGTGGGCGTCTCTTCGAACCAGTCGGGCGAGGCCGAATCCACGATGCGCCCGTTCTGGAACGCCTCGCGCACCTGCGTGCGCCACTGGGGACGTACGCGATCGCCGACGATGTCGCGGTAGAACAGCGTCGCTGCTCCCCCGGGACGCGTGTGCGCGACGGCGACGAACGAGTCGTCGGGGGTGGGTACCCAGATGACGATGTCGGCGAAGGCCAGGTCGGCGAGCAACTGTCCATCGCCGGCGAGGCGGTGCAGCCACTCGACATCGGCTTCGCTCGAGCGGCCCTGGGCGTAGACGAGTTCACTGAGTGTCGACACCCCTCCAGACTAGAGGGCTCGTCCGGCGGGACTCGCGGGGTCTCCACCGCGCGGGCGCCGGATCCCTCGGCGTGGGTGAACTCGAAGGTGAACTTGGACAGGCCGTCTCCTTCGGGCGGGCGAAGCGACAGACCATCACCGACGCGCGGAAACACCCGCACATCGCTGCGCGGGTTACGCCGCACCTCTCGTTCGCGTCTCACGGGTGATTCTCGTGTGCCCACCGAAATGGGGACATACTGACCGGATGACGGACGCGTCCTCACCCCGCGAGCGATTCGTCCCGGCCGACCAGGTCGCTCGGACGCTGGGCTTAGGTGTCGCCGACGTCATCGCGCTCGCCCGCGAGGGGCAGCTGCGCGGCGTCGAGATCGGGGAACCGCCACGATGGCGGATCGACCTTGACAGCGTCGATGCCTACCTCGACGAACGGAGCGAGACGGCTCGCCGGGCGGCTCTCTGGCGGCAGTCGCAGGCAGCGAGTTTCCCCGAGCTGTGGGGACGCGGAGACATCCGCCACGACGACTGAACCCGCTCCGGATCCACTCCCCCTCCCCACCTCACCCTTCCCGCGTTTCGTCCACAGAGTCGACGAATGCCCCGGCGGGTGTTCTCCCGCTGGCTTACTCTCGGCCTCATCCCCCCGCTCGTTGGCGCCATTCATGACGACGGAGGGAAGCATGACGCTGCCGCTCACACGCTCGACCGCGACCGGGGGCACCGCCTCCCGCCACGACGACTTCTTCAGCCCGCAGAAGACGTCGGCGGACGCCCTTCCCCCGCCCGAGACGTTCATCCGCAACATCGTGCGGGGCGTGCTCGAGGTGCTGGCCGGTGTTCGCGAGGTGGAACAACTCGCGCGCTGGCTGTCGGAGGAGGTCTACCGGTCCCTGTCAGTGCGAGCGAGCCTCGCGGCACGTGCCCGCAGCGCGCGGCGCGTGGCCGCCCTGCGCGATGTGCACGAGATCCGCAACGTCCATCTCTCGCAGCCCGCCGACGGGGTCGTCGAGGCCACCGTCACCGCGGCCGCCCGCGCACGCACGCGCGCCATCGCCCTGCGCCTCGAGGGCCTCGACGGGCGATGGCGTGTGACGGCGTTGGCGCTGCTGTGACGAAGGTCGATGTTCCCCAGAGGTGCCCCGACATGGGCGCAACGTTCACGCCCATCACACTTCCGCCGTGGGCACCGTCATCCCGGCGTCGGAACCATACGCTGCACTCTCGACGCATCGGGGAGATCCCAGGCCGAGATAATGACATGCAAGGTCGCGAGCACACCGCATGACGGACGCGCAGCCGTCCGGCGAAGTGATCCTGTACCACCGTGAGGATGGTGCTCCGACCCTCCACGTCCGATTCGACGCGGAGACCGTCTGGTTGAGCCAGCAGCAGATCGCGGAACTTTTACAGACGTCACGTACGAACGTCGTCGAACACATCCAGCACGTCTACGACGAGGGTGAACTCGACGAGGCGGCAACCTGTCGGAAATTCCGACAGGTTCGCGTTGAGGGCCCACGCCGTGTAGCGCGCGAGCTTCCCTTCTACAATCTCGACGCCATCCTCTCCGTCGGCTACCGCGTGAAGAGCGCCACGGCCACACAGTTCCGGATCTGGGCCACCCGACAGTTACGCGAATACCTGGTTCGCGGATACGTCGTCAACGAGCAGCGCCTCGAACAACTCGACGCGATCGTCCACATCCTGCACCGCTCAACGGATGAACTCCTATCCGGAGTCGCTGACGTCCTCCAGAGCTACCTCCCCGGACTCACACTCCTCCGCGACTACGACGACGGAAAGATTGACGCCCAATCGTCCGTCATGCCCGCGTGGGAACTGACCCTCGATGACGCACACCACGTAGTCACGCAACTCCGCAAGGAGTTCCCCGCCGACACGCTACTCGGACGAGAACGCGGCGACAGACTCACCGGAATCATCGCAACGCTCTACCAGAGCTTCGACGGCCACGACCTCTACCCGACCGTCGAGGAAAAGGCAGCCAATTTGCTCTACCTCGTCGTGAAAGATCATCCGCTCGTGGACGGCAACAAACGCACCGCCGCTGCCCTGTTCGTCACCTTCCTCGCCAGGAACGGCATCCTGAACAAAGCGGGCGGCACAAGGCGGATATCAAACAATGCTCTGGCGGCGACCGCCCTACTCGTTGCAATGAGCGACCCGAAGGAAAAAGACGTCATGATCGCACTCGTGACGAGAATGATCACGGAGTAGTCGACGGCGAAGGCCGAGACCAGAATCTACGTAGAAACGTTCAGGAAACTTCCGCGCCCGACCTCGATCACGGCCGCCAGGACGACAGGAAGTTCCCCAACCGCTCGATCGCATCCGAGATCACACGGGCCTCCGGCAGCGTGACGATGCGCACGTGGTCGGTGGCCGGCCAGTTGAAGCCCGACCCCTGCACCAGCAGCACGTGCTCGGCGATGAGGAAGTCGTGCACGAACTTGCCGTCGTCGGGGATCTCGTACACCTCGGGATCGAACCGGGGGAAGGCGTAGAGCGCCCCGCGGGGCAGCACGCACGAGACACCCGGGATCGCTTCGAGTCCCTGCCAGGCGGCATCCCTCTGCTCGTGCAGACGACCGCTCGGGGCGATGAGCGCGTCGATCGACTGCACGCCCGACAGCGCCGCCTGCACCGCGAACTGCGCCGGCACGTTGGGGCACAGACGCGTGGATGCCAGCAGGTTGATGCCCTGCAGGAAGCCCTGTGCGTGGTCTTTGGGCCCGGTGATCGCCAACCATCCCGAGCGGTAGCCCGCGACGCGGTAGGTCTTCGACAGGCCGTTGAAGGTCAGGCACAGCAGGTCGGGCGCGACCGTGGCCATGGGGATGTGCACCGCATCGTCGAACAGGATGCGGTCGTAGATCTCGTCGGCCAGAAGAAGCAGCGAGTGCTCCCGGGCGATGTCGGCGATCCCCTCGAGCACCTCGCGCGAGTAGACCGCGCCCGTGGGGTTGTTGGGGTTGATGATGACGATCGCCTTGGTGCGGGGGGTCACCTTCGCACGGATGTCGTCGAGGTCGGGCTGCCATTCGCGCTGCTCGTCGCACAGGTAATGCACCGGGGTGCCGCCGCCCAGGCTCGTCATCGCCGTCCACAGCGGGTAGTCGGGCGCGGGGATGAGCACCTCGTCACCCTCGTCGAGGAGCGCCTGCATCGTCATGGTGATGAGTTCGGACACCCCGTTGCCGAGGTACACGTGGTCGGGATCGAGGTGGGGGAACCCGGGCTCTTCCTCGTATCGCGAGACCACCGCGCGCCGCGCCGACAGGATGCCGCGGCTGTCGCTGTAGCCGTGCGCGTTGGGGATCGACTGGATCATGTCGCGCACGATCTGATGCGGAGCCTCGAAACCGAACGTGGCGGGGTTGCCCGTGTTGAGCTTCAGGATCGAGTGCCCCTCGGCCTCGAGCCGGTCGGCCTCGACGAGGGCCTCGCCGCGGATCTCGTAGAGGACATCCTTCAGCTTCGAGGACTGGTCGAGGGGGCGTAGCGGGCTCATCGGTTCAGGATATCCCCGTCGGTATCCAGCCAATCGACACCCGGTGGACCGCTCCTGCACCTCCCTGGTGAAACGACGGATGCCGCGCCCCGACGTGGGGGCGCGGCATCCGGGTCGTTCTTACTTCTTCTTTCCGGCGGCGCGGCGGTCGGCGCGGTTCCCGGATGCCGGCTCCTCGCCGTCGGTCCGCTGCCCGAACGCCCCGCGGGCCGCGGCCGGAGCCGTCTCGGTCGCGGGAGCGGCGGCCTGTCCGGACTGACGCAGGCGGTTGGTGGCTGCCTGCTGCACCTGTCCGCGGTCGTTGCGCACCTCGACCTCGCCCGCATCGTTCGCCGCGGAGTACTCGAGGCGCTGCGTCTCGACGGGGCTGACGGTGAGTCCCTTGGCCTCGACCTCGGCGTTGTCGCCCTCGACCTTCTTCACCTCGACTTCGAGGTTGTAGAGGTATCCGACCGACTCCTCCTTGATCTGCCCCATCATCGACTGGAACATCTGGTAGCCCTCGCGCTGGTACTCGATCAGCGGGTCGCGCTGAGCCATGGCACGCAGGCCGATGCCGTCTTTCAGGTAGTCCATCTCGTAGAGGTGCTCGCGCCAGCGGCGGTCGAGCACCTGCAGCACGACACGGCGTTCGAGCTCACGGATAGCCTGCTCGCCGAGGCTCTTCTCGCGGTTCTCGTAGGCGATGCGGGCGTCGGAGATGATCTCGCGCTTGAGCCCCTCGGGGGTGATGCGCCCCTTGTTCCCACCGGCTTCGGCCACGACCTCGTCGATCGACACGCTCACCGGGTACATGGTCTTCAGCTCGGTCCACAGGGCGTCGAAGTCCCACGACTCGGTGTGCCCCGAGCCGGTGTGGTCGTCGATCACCGCGGTGATGGCGTCTTCGATGAAGTGCTGCACGCGGTCGGCGATGTCGTCGCCCTGGAGCATGTGACGGCGGTCGGCGTAGATGGCCTCGCGCTGACGGTTGAGCACGTCGTCGTACTTGAGGACGTTCTTGCGCATCTCGGCGTTGCGCGCCTCGACCTGCGACTGCGCGCTCTTGATCGCGCGCGACACCAGCCCCGACTCGATCGCGACGTCGTCGGGGAAGTTGGTGCGCGCGAGGATCGCTTCGGCCGCACCCGACTGGAACAGCCGCATGAGGTCGTCGGTCAGCGACAGGTAGAAGCGGCTCTCGCCGGGGTCGCCCTGTCGACCCGAACGACCGCGCAGCTGGTTGTCGATGCGGCGCGACTCGTGACGCTCGGTGCCCAGCACGTAGAGCCCGCCGGCCTCGACGACCTTGGCGGCCTCTTCGGCGACGGTGTCGCGCGTGCCCTTGTAGACCGAGTCCCACTCCGACTCGTAGGCCTC
This window contains:
- the rhuM gene encoding RhuM family protein, translated to MTDAQPSGEVILYHREDGAPTLHVRFDAETVWLSQQQIAELLQTSRTNVVEHIQHVYDEGELDEAATCRKFRQVRVEGPRRVARELPFYNLDAILSVGYRVKSATATQFRIWATRQLREYLVRGYVVNEQRLEQLDAIVHILHRSTDELLSGVADVLQSYLPGLTLLRDYDDGKIDAQSSVMPAWELTLDDAHHVVTQLRKEFPADTLLGRERGDRLTGIIATLYQSFDGHDLYPTVEEKAANLLYLVVKDHPLVDGNKRTAAALFVTFLARNGILNKAGGTRRISNNALAATALLVAMSDPKEKDVMIALVTRMITE
- a CDS encoding helix-turn-helix domain-containing protein, giving the protein MTDASSPRERFVPADQVARTLGLGVADVIALAREGQLRGVEIGEPPRWRIDLDSVDAYLDERSETARRAALWRQSQAASFPELWGRGDIRHDD
- a CDS encoding pyridoxal phosphate-dependent aminotransferase, coding for MSPLRPLDQSSKLKDVLYEIRGEALVEADRLEAEGHSILKLNTGNPATFGFEAPHQIVRDMIQSIPNAHGYSDSRGILSARRAVVSRYEEEPGFPHLDPDHVYLGNGVSELITMTMQALLDEGDEVLIPAPDYPLWTAMTSLGGGTPVHYLCDEQREWQPDLDDIRAKVTPRTKAIVIINPNNPTGAVYSREVLEGIADIAREHSLLLLADEIYDRILFDDAVHIPMATVAPDLLCLTFNGLSKTYRVAGYRSGWLAITGPKDHAQGFLQGINLLASTRLCPNVPAQFAVQAALSGVQSIDALIAPSGRLHEQRDAAWQGLEAIPGVSCVLPRGALYAFPRFDPEVYEIPDDGKFVHDFLIAEHVLLVQGSGFNWPATDHVRIVTLPEARVISDAIERLGNFLSSWRP
- a CDS encoding sensor histidine kinase — its product is MSTLSELVYAQGRSSEADVEWLHRLAGDGQLLADLAFADIVIWVPTPDDSFVAVAHTRPGGAATLFYRDIVGDRVRPQWRTQVREAFQNGRIVDSASPDWFEETPTRVRAVPIVRELSREGHAVTTVGVLTRHTNLGETRTPSRQQITFNDCADDLFGMISSAEFPDLTAPTAPRRGAPRASDGLIRLDVDGITTFASPNALSAFNRMGFDDELEGESLAEVTARILPAKRQDVDESLPVVVSGRAPWRADMEARGVQVSLRTIPLRDRGTRIGAIVLSRDVTEIRHQEQELITKDATIREIHHRVKNNLQTVASLLRIQARRTHSDEARDALSQAMRRVSAIAVVHDTLSEGLAQNVDFDDVFARVLKLVAEVAAAPNTRARTRSTGKFGTLPSQFATPLALALTELVTNAVEHGLAGQEGDVEIAAERGDEMLEVKVRDTGVGLPEGQVGRGLGTQIVRTLIQGELGGTIDWHTLMGSGTEVTIEIPLRYIGGSSV
- a CDS encoding Rv3235 family protein, whose translation is MTLPLTRSTATGGTASRHDDFFSPQKTSADALPPPETFIRNIVRGVLEVLAGVREVEQLARWLSEEVYRSLSVRASLAARARSARRVAALRDVHEIRNVHLSQPADGVVEATVTAAARARTRAIALRLEGLDGRWRVTALALL